A window of the Gordonia humi genome harbors these coding sequences:
- a CDS encoding GlxA family transcriptional regulator yields the protein MHMVAVLLVEPAVGFDASLAQTCFGMATDDADAPLYEVVTCSVDGGPVRTTSGYSILPESDASVLARADTIVVPGTRQPDARHTGTLPEALREALAQAGPGTRLVSICTGAFVLAAAGLLDGRRVSTHWRAGGDLVRLHPAVDLVEHVLYVDDGDVHTSAGMAAGLDLCLHLIREDHGTAAASRVARYCVIPPAREGMQSQFVDRPVPTRGDGSTVAAREWATANPTANLSVENLARRSAMSVRTFNRRFREETGQTPGGWVQRLRLDHARELLESSDLPIDDVAARAGLGSAASLRTHLRRDTGMPPATYRRVFRQTTHS from the coding sequence ATGCACATGGTGGCTGTACTCCTCGTCGAGCCCGCGGTCGGATTCGACGCCAGTCTGGCGCAGACCTGTTTCGGCATGGCGACCGACGACGCCGACGCTCCGCTGTACGAGGTCGTGACCTGCAGCGTCGACGGCGGGCCGGTTCGGACCACGAGCGGATACTCGATCCTCCCAGAGTCCGACGCGTCCGTCCTCGCGCGGGCCGACACGATCGTCGTTCCGGGCACTCGCCAACCGGACGCCCGACATACCGGAACCCTCCCGGAGGCGTTGCGCGAGGCGCTCGCACAGGCGGGTCCCGGCACTCGGCTGGTCAGCATCTGCACGGGCGCGTTCGTCCTGGCCGCCGCGGGACTCCTCGACGGCCGACGCGTCTCGACTCACTGGCGGGCGGGCGGCGATCTCGTCCGCCTCCATCCGGCCGTCGACCTGGTCGAGCACGTCCTCTACGTCGACGACGGCGACGTGCACACCTCCGCGGGGATGGCGGCCGGTCTGGACCTGTGCCTGCACCTGATCCGCGAGGATCACGGCACCGCGGCCGCGTCGCGGGTGGCCCGGTACTGCGTGATCCCCCCTGCCCGCGAGGGCATGCAGTCGCAGTTCGTCGACCGACCGGTGCCCACGCGCGGCGACGGCTCGACGGTCGCCGCCCGCGAGTGGGCGACGGCGAATCCCACCGCGAATCTGTCGGTGGAGAATCTGGCGCGACGGTCGGCGATGAGCGTTCGCACCTTCAACCGACGCTTCCGCGAGGAGACCGGGCAGACCCCCGGCGGTTGGGTGCAGCGGCTTCGCCTCGACCACGCGCGCGAACTTCTGGAGAGCAGCGATCTACCGATCGACGACGTCGCCGCGCGTGCGGGCCTCGGATCGGCGGCGAGTCTGCGCACGCATCTGCGACGAGACACCGGTATGCCGCCCGCGACGTATCGGCGGGTGTTCCGGCAGACCACTCATTCGTGA
- a CDS encoding helix-turn-helix domain-containing protein, protein MSDETESTITAVGPRLKHLRLRREVTLSALAESTGISTSTLSRLESGLRRPTLEQLLPLARYYGVTLDSLVDAPRSADPRIDLRPVSCGDGSTIIPLTRRPGGVQAYKFVLPAGADDEVPDLRTHEGYDWAYVLNGTLRLVLGDRDLLLTAGEAVEFDTRTPHWFGATSSGPVEYLSLVGRQGERAHVRVHE, encoded by the coding sequence ATGAGCGATGAGACCGAGTCCACGATCACCGCCGTCGGTCCCCGGCTGAAACACCTTCGACTCCGCCGCGAGGTGACCTTGTCGGCGCTGGCCGAGTCGACCGGGATCTCGACCAGTACGCTGTCCCGGTTGGAATCGGGTCTGCGTCGTCCGACGCTGGAGCAGTTGCTGCCGTTGGCGAGGTACTACGGGGTGACCCTCGACTCCCTCGTCGACGCTCCGCGCAGCGCCGATCCCCGGATCGACCTGCGCCCCGTCTCCTGCGGCGACGGTTCGACGATCATCCCGCTCACCCGTCGACCGGGAGGCGTGCAGGCGTACAAGTTCGTGCTGCCTGCCGGTGCCGACGACGAGGTGCCCGACCTGCGGACACACGAGGGCTACGATTGGGCGTACGTCCTCAACGGGACGTTGCGCCTGGTCCTCGGCGATCGGGATCTGCTTCTCACGGCGGGGGAGGCCGTCGAGTTCGACACCCGTACACCGCACTGGTTCGGCGCGACGAGTTCAGGTCCGGTGGAGTATCTGAGCCTTGTCGGACGGCAGGGTGAGCGGGCGCATGTGCGTGTTCACGAATGA
- a CDS encoding MFS transporter, whose amino-acid sequence MTTTEHEARAAVVDDPRRRRAIHLAVCIALMAVVASVSGLNVAQPQLADSFGASQTGVLWIVNGYTLTLAALLLPLGAAGDRWGRRPVFLTGLVVFGAANVAAAVAPNLRRCWPPACSAESAPR is encoded by the coding sequence ATGACGACGACCGAGCACGAGGCCCGAGCGGCCGTGGTCGACGATCCGCGGCGACGGCGCGCGATACACCTGGCCGTCTGCATCGCGCTCATGGCGGTGGTCGCATCGGTGTCCGGTCTGAACGTCGCGCAGCCGCAGCTCGCCGACTCGTTCGGGGCGTCGCAGACCGGAGTCCTGTGGATCGTCAACGGTTACACGCTCACCCTCGCCGCCCTCCTGCTTCCGCTGGGCGCGGCGGGCGACCGATGGGGACGTCGCCCAGTGTTCCTCACCGGGCTGGTCGTGTTCGGGGCCGCGAACGTCGCGGCGGCCGTCGCACCGAACCTCAGGCGATGCTGGCCGCCCGCGTGTTCAGCGGAGTCGGCGCCGCGATGA
- a CDS encoding MFS transporter translates to MLAARVFSGVGAAMIMPVTLSVITASFPDEQRSTAIGTWTAVAGGGGMIGMYLSALLVDVASWRWLFALPIVLVIVALTVGARAVPDSRAEVIGRFDVVGALTSIVAVVAATYALHEAPTLGWSDPIIVIVLVVAVVAAVVFIAWELRTRAPLLNLRHFRTRGLSSGSALLLVLFGVQGGVALVLYPYFQVVLGWSGLLSTVALMPMALLMMAASGIAPKLADRIGRRAAMVTGLAVATAGLALLAALVSVDGGYVRVLPGLAAMGLGAGLAMTPSTESITSALPRDEQGVASALNDLTRELGSVLGIALLGGLLAAGYQHAMSPRLAGVPAQFADVAREGVANADAVAGTAGRHGAQIVAAAHESFVAG, encoded by the coding sequence ATGCTGGCCGCCCGCGTGTTCAGCGGAGTCGGCGCCGCGATGATCATGCCCGTCACCTTGTCGGTGATCACCGCGTCGTTCCCCGACGAGCAGCGGTCGACGGCGATCGGGACGTGGACCGCCGTCGCGGGCGGCGGCGGAATGATCGGCATGTACCTGTCCGCGCTGCTGGTCGACGTCGCATCGTGGCGGTGGCTGTTCGCACTGCCCATCGTGCTGGTGATCGTCGCCCTCACCGTCGGTGCACGGGCCGTTCCCGACTCCCGAGCAGAGGTGATCGGTCGATTCGACGTCGTCGGCGCGCTGACCTCGATCGTCGCCGTCGTCGCCGCCACGTATGCCCTGCACGAGGCGCCGACACTGGGATGGTCGGACCCGATCATCGTCATCGTCCTCGTCGTCGCGGTGGTCGCGGCCGTCGTCTTCATCGCATGGGAGCTGCGCACCCGGGCTCCACTGCTGAACCTCCGACACTTCCGGACGCGCGGCCTCTCCAGCGGATCCGCGTTGCTGCTGGTGCTGTTCGGCGTCCAGGGCGGGGTGGCGTTGGTTCTGTACCCGTACTTCCAGGTAGTCCTGGGATGGAGTGGTCTGCTGTCGACGGTCGCACTGATGCCGATGGCACTGCTGATGATGGCCGCCTCGGGCATCGCACCGAAGCTCGCGGACCGGATCGGTCGACGCGCCGCCATGGTGACCGGCCTCGCCGTCGCGACGGCGGGTCTCGCGCTGCTCGCCGCCCTGGTGTCCGTCGACGGCGGATACGTCCGAGTTCTGCCCGGCCTCGCCGCGATGGGCCTGGGTGCCGGGCTGGCGATGACGCCGTCGACCGAGTCGATCACCTCCGCGCTGCCGCGCGACGAGCAAGGTGTCGCGTCGGCCCTCAACGACCTCACCCGCGAGCTGGGGTCGGTGTTGGGGATCGCGCTCCTCGGCGGTCTGCTCGCGGCCGGCTATCAGCACGCGATGTCCCCACGTCTGGCCGGAGTGCCCGCTCAGTTCGCGGACGTGGCTCGCGAGGGTGTCGCGAACGCCGACGCGGTCGCCGGTACGGCGGGTCGACACGGGGCGCAGATCGTCGCGGCCGCGCACGAGTCGTTCGTCGCCGGATGA